One Pseudochaenichthys georgianus chromosome 4, fPseGeo1.2, whole genome shotgun sequence DNA window includes the following coding sequences:
- the hmg20b gene encoding SWI/SNF-related matrix-associated actin-dependent regulator of chromatin subfamily E member 1-related isoform X1 translates to MAGRVLFLFGRRNHFSVSKEDVCPPKKVMGGIKQEQSDASNQSKPSHSADQPPEEPKKRGWPKGKKRKKVLPNGPKAPVTGYVRFLNERREQMRARYPDLPFPEITKRLGAEWTRLALNDKQRYLDEAEREKMQYAQELKEYQQTEAFQITTAKIQDKRIKKEDTPSVIISTRSEPSISKASDLTSRFDIPIFTEEFLDQNKAREAELRRLRKANIEFEEQNSVLQRHIKDMYNAKERLEAELGLDEKRTQALHQHLLAIKHTLVNSLSSVPLPDTGETASHGNLDSYLTRLNGVLEGNPHKHRALLSQLCEVLSHLDGEKL, encoded by the exons ATGGCAGGAAGGGTTCTCTTCCTGTTTGGCCGGAGGAATcatttttcggtgagtaaagaAGACGTTTGTCCCCCAAAAA AGGTCATGGGAGGGATCAAACAAGAGCAGAGTGATGCATCCAATCAATCCAAACCTTCACATTCAGCAGACCAACCACCAGAGGAG CCAAAGAAGAGAGGCTGGCCGAAGGGAAAGAAGAGAAAGAAGGTGCTACCAAATGGTCCCAAGGCACCAGTAACTGGATATGTCCGCTTCCTAAATGAACGTCGGGAACAAATGCGGGCCAGATACCCTGACTTACCTTTCCCAGAAATCACCAAGAGACTTGGAGCAGAGTGGACACGATTGGCCCTGAATGACAAACAG CGCTACCTTGACGAGGCAGAACGGGAGAAGATGCAGTATGCTCAGGAACTGAAGGAGTATCAGCAGACGGAGGCCTTTCAGATCACCACTGCTAAGATACAAGACAAGAGGATCAAGAAAG AGGACACTCCGTCTGTCATCATCAGCACTCGTTCAGAGCCATCTATATCAAAG GCTTCTGACCTCACAAGCAGGTTCGACATTCCTATCTTCACAGAAGAGTTCCTCGATCAGAACAAAG CTCGAGAGGCTGAGTTGCGACGGCTTCGTAAAGCCAACATTGAGTTTGAGGAGCAGAATTCAGTGCTTCAACGACACATTAAGGACATGTACAATGCTAAAGAGCGCCTGGAGGCTGAACTGGGGCTGGATGAAAAGCGGACGCAGGCTCTGCACCAACACTTGCTGGCCATCAAACACACACTGGTCAACAGTCTGTCATCAGTCCCCTTACCAG ATACAGGTGAGACAGCATCTCATGGGAACTTGGACTCATACCTGACTCGTCTCAATGGAGTTCTGgagggaaaccctcacaagcaTCGTGCACTGCTCTCCCAGCTCTGCGAAGTCCTCTCTCATCTGGACGG TGAGAAGTTATGA
- the LOC117445130 gene encoding elongation factor 2b-like, whose product MVNFTVDQIRAIMDKKSNIRNMSVIAHVDHGKSTLTDSLVSKAGIIASSRAGETRFTDTRKDEQERCITIKSTAISLFYELAETDLAFIKQTKDGAGFLINLIDSPGHVDFSSEVTAALRVTDGALVVVDCVSGVCVQTETVLRQAIAERIKPVLMMNKMDRALLELQLEPEDLYQTFQRIVESVNVIIATYGEEDGPMGHLPVSPVIGTVGFGSGLHGWAFTLKQFAEMYAAKFAAKSNTQMTAEENCKKVEDMMKKLWGDRYFDPATGKFYKTSNLPPGSKLPRTFVALVLDPIFKVFNAIMNFNKEETAKLLSKLEIKLDSEDKDKEGKPLLKAVMRRWLPAGEALLQMITIHLPSPVTAQKYRCEMLYEGPMDDECAMGIKNCDPKAPLIVYISKMVPTNDKGRFYAFGRVFSGCVSTGMKVRIMGPNYVPGKKDDLFIKPIQRTILMMGRYVEPIEDVPCGNICGLVGVDQFLVKTGTITTFEQAHNMKVMKFSVSPVVRVAVEVINPADLPKLVEGLKRLSKSDPMVQCIIEESGEHIVAGAGELHLEICLKDLEEDHACVPLRKSDPVVSYRETVSVESSVVCLSKSPNKHNRLFMKAAPLEDGLAEAIEKGDMTPRQEMKLRARYLADTHDWDVGEARKIWCFGPDGTGPNLLVDVTKGVQYLNEIKDSVVAGFQWAVKEGVLCEENMRAVRFNVHDVTLHTDAIHRGGGQIIPTARRCLYACQLTAEPKMMEPVYLVEIQCPGSAVGGIYGVLTKRRGHVFEEVAIPGTPMRVTKAFLPVMESFGFTADLRSHTGGQAFPQCVFDHWQILPGDPTDPASKPGVVVTDARKRKGLKEGVPLLDNYLDKM is encoded by the exons ATG GTGAACTTTACAGTCGACCAGATCCGTGCCATCATGGACAAGAAGTCCAACATCCGTAATATGTCTGTGATTGCGCACGTCGATCACGGCAAGTCAACTCTGACAGACTCGCTCGTGTCAAAGGCTGGCATCATTGCCTCATCTCGTGCCGGAGAAACCCGTTTCACCGACACACGTAAAGATGAACAGGAACGTTGCATCACCATTAAGTCAAC CGCCATCTCCCTCTTCTACGAACTGGCCGAAACTGATTTGGCCTTCATTAAGCAGACTAAGGATGGTGCTGGCTTCTTGATCAATCTGATTGACTCTCCAGGTCACGTTGACTTCTCCTCTGAAGTGACTGCTGCTCTCCGTGTCACTGACGGAGCCCTGGTTGTTGTGGACTGCGTGTCTG gtgtttgtgtgcaaaCTGAGACCGTGCTCCGTCAGGCCATTGCTGAGCGCATCAAGCCAGTCCTGATGATGAACAAGATGGACCGTGCCTTGTTGGAGTTGCAGCTGGAGCCTGAAGATCTTTACCAAACTTTCCAGCGTATTGTTGAGTCAGTCAACGTCATCATCGCCACTTATGGAGAAGAGGATGGGCCGATGGGACATCTCCCG GTCTCCCCAGTGATTGGCACCGTGGGCTTTGGCTCTGGGCTCCATGGCTGGGCTTTCACTCTGAAGCAGTTTGCTGAAATGTATGCAGCCAAGTTTGCTGCCAAGAGCAACACCCAGATGACTGCAGAGGAGAACTGCAAGAAggttgaagacatgatgaagaagCTGTGGGGTGATAG GTACTTTGATCCTGCCACTGGAAAGTTCTACAAGACTAGCAATCTACCTCCAGGTTCCAAGCTCCCCCGCACCTTTGTTGCTCTCGTCCTGGACCCCATTTTCAAG GTGTTCAATGCTATCATGAACTTCAACAAAGAGGAAACTGCCAAACTCCTCAGTAAGCTGGAGATCAAGTTGGATAGTGAGGACAAGGACAAGGAAGGTAAACCTCTTCTGAAGGCTGTGATGCGTCGCTGGCTGCCTGCCGGAGAGGCTCTCCTTCAGATGATCACCATCCATCTGCCTTCCCCCGTCACTGCCCAGAAGTACCGCTGTGAAATGCTCTACGAAGGACCTATGGATGATGAGTGTGCCATGg GTATCAAGAACTGTGACCCCAAGGCTCCTTTGATTGTGTACATCTCTAAGATGGTACCCACCAACGACAAGGGTCGCTTTTATGCATTTGGTCGTGTGTTCTCTGGATGCGTCTCCACTGGCATGAAGGTACGCATTATGGGACCAAACTATGTCCCTGGAAAGAAGGACGATCTCTTCATTAAGCCGATCCAGAG GACCATTTTGATGATGGGTCGTTATGTTGAGCCCATTGAGGATGTGCCATGTGGTAACATCTGTGGTCTGGTTGGAGTGGATCAGTTCCTTGTCAAGACTGGAACCATCACCACCTTTGAGCAGGCACACAACATGAAAGTGATGAAGTTCAGTGTCAGCCCTGTCGTGAGAGTTGCTGTGGAGGTCATAAATCCTGCTGATCTGCCCAAGCTGGTGGAGGGTCTGAAGCGTCTGTCCAAGTCTGATCCTATGGTGCAGTGCATCATTGAAGAGTCTGGAGAACATATTGTTGCTGGCGCTGGAGAGTTGCATCTGGAGATCTGTCTGAAGGATCTGGAGGAAGATCATGCTTGTGTTCCACTCAGG aaaTCTGATCCAGTGGTGTCCTACAGGGAGACAGTCAGCGTGGAATCAAGTGTGGTGTGTCTCTCAAAGTCCCCCAACAAGCACAACCGTCTGTTCATGAAGGCCGCTCCCTTGGAGGATGGTTTGGCAGAGGCCATTGAGAAGGGTGACATGACACCTCGTCAGGAGATGAAACTCCGTGCCAGATACCTTGCTGATACTCACGACTGGGATGTTGGAGAGGCCAGAAAGATCTGGTGCTTTGGTCCTGATGGAACTGGACCTAATCTTTTGGTGGATGTCACAAAGGGAGTGCAGTACCTTAATGAGATCAAGGATAGCGTTGTGGCTGGCTTCCAGTGGGCGGTCAAGGAG GGTGTCCTCTGTGAAGAGAACATGCGTGCCGTTCGCTTCAACGTCCATGACGTGACCCTGCATACAGATGCTATTCATCGTGGTGGCGGTCAGATTATTCCAACAGCTCGCAGATGCCTGTATGCATGCCAGCTCACTGCAGAGCCCAAAATGATGGAGCCAGTCTACCTGGTGGAGATTCAG TGTCCCGGGTCTGCAGTCGGTGGAATCTACGGTGTGTTGACCAAGAGACGTGGTCACGTCTTTGAGGAGGTCGCTATCCCAGGAACACCCATGCGTGTCACCAAGGCCTTCCTGCCTGTCATGGAGTCATTTG GTTTCACAGCTGACCTTCGTTCCCACACTGGTGGCCAGGCCTTCCCACAGTGTGTGTTTGACCACTGGCAGATCCTCCCCGGAGATCCAACCGACCCTGCATCCAAGCCCGGTGTTGTTGTCACCGACGCGCGCAAACGCAAGGGGCTCAAGGAAGGTGTCCCATTGCTGGATAACTACCTGGATAAAATGTAA
- the hmg20b gene encoding SWI/SNF-related matrix-associated actin-dependent regulator of chromatin subfamily E member 1-related isoform X2, which produces MGGIKQEQSDASNQSKPSHSADQPPEEPKKRGWPKGKKRKKVLPNGPKAPVTGYVRFLNERREQMRARYPDLPFPEITKRLGAEWTRLALNDKQRYLDEAEREKMQYAQELKEYQQTEAFQITTAKIQDKRIKKEDTPSVIISTRSEPSISKASDLTSRFDIPIFTEEFLDQNKAREAELRRLRKANIEFEEQNSVLQRHIKDMYNAKERLEAELGLDEKRTQALHQHLLAIKHTLVNSLSSVPLPDTGETASHGNLDSYLTRLNGVLEGNPHKHRALLSQLCEVLSHLDGEKL; this is translated from the exons ATGGGAGGGATCAAACAAGAGCAGAGTGATGCATCCAATCAATCCAAACCTTCACATTCAGCAGACCAACCACCAGAGGAG CCAAAGAAGAGAGGCTGGCCGAAGGGAAAGAAGAGAAAGAAGGTGCTACCAAATGGTCCCAAGGCACCAGTAACTGGATATGTCCGCTTCCTAAATGAACGTCGGGAACAAATGCGGGCCAGATACCCTGACTTACCTTTCCCAGAAATCACCAAGAGACTTGGAGCAGAGTGGACACGATTGGCCCTGAATGACAAACAG CGCTACCTTGACGAGGCAGAACGGGAGAAGATGCAGTATGCTCAGGAACTGAAGGAGTATCAGCAGACGGAGGCCTTTCAGATCACCACTGCTAAGATACAAGACAAGAGGATCAAGAAAG AGGACACTCCGTCTGTCATCATCAGCACTCGTTCAGAGCCATCTATATCAAAG GCTTCTGACCTCACAAGCAGGTTCGACATTCCTATCTTCACAGAAGAGTTCCTCGATCAGAACAAAG CTCGAGAGGCTGAGTTGCGACGGCTTCGTAAAGCCAACATTGAGTTTGAGGAGCAGAATTCAGTGCTTCAACGACACATTAAGGACATGTACAATGCTAAAGAGCGCCTGGAGGCTGAACTGGGGCTGGATGAAAAGCGGACGCAGGCTCTGCACCAACACTTGCTGGCCATCAAACACACACTGGTCAACAGTCTGTCATCAGTCCCCTTACCAG ATACAGGTGAGACAGCATCTCATGGGAACTTGGACTCATACCTGACTCGTCTCAATGGAGTTCTGgagggaaaccctcacaagcaTCGTGCACTGCTCTCCCAGCTCTGCGAAGTCCTCTCTCATCTGGACGG TGAGAAGTTATGA